AATATTGGGGCGGCCCCAACACCTACTCCGCCGAGCGCGGCCACCCCCGGCTGCGCATGCGGCACGCCCCGTTCCGGGTCGGCCCCGACGAGCGCGACGCCTGGCTGCGCCACATGCGCGACGCGGTCGACTCGCTGGATCTCCCGGAAGACCAGGAGCGCACGCTCTGGGAGTATCTGGAGCGCGCCGCCTACTTCATGGTCAACACGATGGACGCGACAAACCCGACATAAACGTTTCGCGGGGCACTTCTCGGTCGTTGATCCGCACGACCGCCGCCGCGGACAGGGATCGCGGGGGCCGCACGCCCGAGGAGCCCCGCCCAGATGCGTCGCCGACTCATCGCCGCCGCCGTGCTAGCACTCGCCGCCGTAGCCGGCGCGATGCCGGCGCAGGCTGACGTCGCCCAGCCGACCATCGTGTCGGCGGACCCCGTCGACTTCACGCCGCACGCACTCGACGGCACCGTCCGCGCGATCGCCGTGGTCGGCCCCACGGTGGTGGTCGGCGGCACGTTCAGCTCGGTCGCCAACGAAAACGGCCTCCGCCCGATCCGCCGCCCCTATCTGTTCGCGTTCGACGCGAAGACGGGCGTGATCCGCACCAACTTCGCCCCAGCGCTGGACGGCGCCGTCTACGCGTTGGCGGCCGGCCCGAACAACAGCGTCTACGTAGGCGGCGCGTTCCGCACGGTCAACGGCGTAGCCTCCCGCGGCCTGACCCGCCTGTCGGTAGCCAGCGGTGCAAGGGCCACAGCGTTCAAGGCCGAAATCAACTGGGGCGACGTGCGTACCCTGGCGGTCAATGGTCAACGCCTTTACGCGGGCGGCCCGTTCTCCGCGATCAACGGCGTCAACCGGGCCGGCCTGGCCCGCCTGGACGGCCTGACCGGCGCGGTCGACACGGGCTTCGACACCCGCCTGACAGCGCCCAGCCTGGCCCGGGTCCGGGTCGAGGACATGGCCCTGTCACCCGACGGCCGCCGCCTGGTCGCGGTCGGCGCCCTGACCCACGCGTTCGGCCAGGTTCGCAACCAGCTCGCCATGTTCGACGTGTCGGGCCCGCGGGCCGTGCTCTCCACCTGGACCACCGATGCGTTCGCGGGCGCCTGCGACCGCTCGCTGGACACGTATCTGCGCGGCGTCGACTTCTCCCCGGACGGCGCCTACTTCGTCACCGTCACGACAGGCGCCCTCCCCGGCCCTGCTCGGATGTGCGACACGGCGGCCCGCTTCGAATCGGCCGGGGCCGGCCTGCACCGCGCGACCTGGGTCAACCACACGGGCGGCAACACGTTGTTCTCGGTCTCGGTAACGGGCAGCGCGGTCTACGTCGGCGGCCACCAGCAGTGGCTCGACAACCCCCGCGGCGACAAGAGCAAGGGCCCCGGCGCCGTCGACCGCCCCGGCATCGGCGCCATCAACCCGAAAACAGGCAAGGCCCTGCCCTGGAACCCCACCCGCGCCCGCGGCGTAGGCGCCCGCTCCATCGTGGCCACCCCCTACGGGCTCTACGTAGGCTCCGACACCGACAAACTCGGCAAGGAGTACCACGGCCGGATCGGCATGTTCCCCCTGTAGATCAACCCCATCGGAGCGCGGTCCCGGGCCCGCGGTGGTCCGGACCGCCGCTCCCGCCGGGGACCGCTCGCTCCGCTTAGCTGCCACGTCCGCGGTTGGCCGGGCTTCTTTTCCCGCTTTGCTCTGCACCCTTGTAGGAAGCGCCCTGATCGGGAAGCGCTTCCCACAGGGGTGCAGAGCAAAGTCTTGAGACCGGCACCCACCCCGGCCCGTCGGGCAGCAGTTCCGTGGCGTCCACGGGGCGCCCTCGCACTGCGGGTCGCTGGGACCGCACAGCGCGGTCACCCCGCAGGTCGCGCGGCCGATGAAGCGCCGTGACGCCCCAGGCTGCGCGGCCGATGAAGCGCCGTGACGCCCCAGGCTGCGCGGCCTCCGAGCGCCGTTACGCTCAACGTCGCTGGGTCCGCGAAACGCTGTCACCCCGCGGAGCGCGCGCCCCGCGAAGCGCCGTCACGCCACGCGGCGCACCCCGCGCGAAGCGTCGTCACTCCGCAGGTCGCAGGGTCCCGAGCGCTGTGACGCCGCAGGTCACACGGTCCTAAAGCGCCGTCACGCCGCAGGTCACGCGGTCCCGAACCGCCGTCACGCCCGAGGTCGCAGGGTCCGTGAAGCACTGTCATCCCGCAGAACGCACGCCCCGCGAAGCGCCGTCACGGGGCCGTTCGCGGGGTCCATGAGGCACTGTCACACCCGCAGGCCTCACGCCCCGCGAAGCGCCGTCACGCCGCACGCTGCGCGTCCTCCGAAGCGCTCTCACGCCCGAGGTCGCAGGTCCGCGAAGGACTTGTCACCCCGCGGGCTCCCTCGAAGCGCCGACACCCCGGGCCGCGCCCCGCGAAGCGCGGTCACCCGGCCGCGCCACGCGAAGCGCCGTCACTTCGCAGGTCGCACTGCCAGCGAAGCGCCGTCACGCCGCACGCTGCGCGTCCTCCGAAGCGCTCTCACGCCCGAGGTCGCAGGTCCGCGAAGGACTTGTCACCCCGCGGGCTCCCTCGAAGCGCCGACACCCCGGGCCGCGCCACGCGAAGCGCCGTCACTTCGCAGGTCGCACTGCCAGCGAAGCGCCGTCACGCCGCACGCTGCGCGTCCTCCGAAGCGCTCTCACGCCCGAGGTCGCAGGTCCGCGAAGGACTTGTCACCCCGCGGGCTCCCTCGAAGCGCCGACACCCCGGGCCGCGCCACGCGAAGCGCCGTCACCCGGGCCGCGCCACGCGAAGCGCCGTCACTTCGCAGGTCGCACTGCCAGCGAAGTGCCGTCACGCCATGGGCCGCACCCCCACGGAGCGCCGTCACGACGCAGGCGGCCGCACCCCCACGAATGGCAGTCGTGCTGGCGGGCCGCGCGGGCGCACCTGCGGCTGCGCTGGCGGCCAGCGGGGGTCGGCGGGTGGCGTCGGTCGGCCGCGCACGTCGGCCAACCGGGGCTGGTGGCGGTTCGTGCCGCTACACAGGGCGTGCGGCGGTGCCGTGGGTGGCCGCGAGTCGTGGCGTTCGGTCGATCTGGGGCGGCACATCTGTGAATTTGATCTTCGATTCCACTGATATGCCGCCCCGGATCGACCGACGGACGTCACGACGGCCGGCTCGGCGTCGATCTGGGGTGGCCCACGTGGGGAAATGATCTCCGATCTCCCACATACGTCGCCCCAGATCGGGGCGTGCGCCGTCCGCGGCCGGGCTTGGTCGCCCTGGTGCGTCAGGACCCGTGTGGACGGTGTGACATCAGCGGTCGCGGAGCCTCGAGATGGGACACGTTTCGCGCCCGCGTCCAGACGCTTACCGTCGGCATCGGCCCCGCCCCCTGGGATGCGGACGTCGGGCCGCCGGACGTCGGGCGCCTTACATGTTTTGGCATGTAGCCACATGCCAAAACATGTACGGACCCGGGCAAGCAATTGCCCTTAGAGCAGGGCGCCTTCGTCGTGGAGCCAGTCGACGAACGTGCTGGAGACGGCGGCGCCGCAGTCGAGCATTTCGACGAGCAGTGCGTCGTGGGCGCCGGCGCCGAGGGGGACCTGGATCTCCGCGTAGATCGGGAGTTGGCCGCGCTCGGTCGGGTCGCCCACGTAGGCCTTGCAGAAGCGCCTCGTGTGGTTCCACTCGTTGACGACGCGGTAGGCGCGGTCGGCCCAGTCGGGCGGGACTGTCGAGTGTGGGCGGGCGCGGATGACCAGGATTTCGTCTTCCGGGCCTTCGAGGGTGAACAGCACCGCGTGGCGTTCCCACATCGCCAGCAGGCTGCCGTCGCCGTCGGCCAGGTAGCGGATGTCGAGCAGGTCCAGCGCGTCGCCCAGGCGGCGTAGGCACACCGGTTCGACGGTGGCGGGGCGGTCTGGGGTCTCGCGTGGCACGGCTAGGGCGGCCAGCGGATCGAGAACGACCGCGTTGGGATCGCGCTGCGGCGGCACTCCCAATCGGACGTTGCCGTCGTCCGCACGAGTGTCGGATTGAACCCCTCCGGCGTGGCCGGGACGCCATGACCACCAAGGCATCGCTCGCGCACCTCACTCCCCAGCGAATCCGTCCGCGTACGTTGCGTGGGACCCGGGGTGACGGTACCCGGAAGGTCGGCGGAGGGCATCCCCCCAACGACAGGCCGGACCCGAACGGATAGCCGTCTATCGTCCGAAAGTACGAGTCGATGTCGGTTTTAGGGAGAATTGCTGAACGGGCGGTAGCCAGGCGACGCCGTACGGTGCAGAGAGGCCTATCCATCTCCCTGATACACGTACATCAATATTGGAGGGCGGTGATACGTCCGGCCGACCCAGGAACCCCATCCGGATGACTGCCTGGATCAGCCGTTGTGAGACATCGACCGACGACTGGTCATCGCTGACGACGATCGGGACATGGTCGAGCAGCGCGTCCCGCAGCGCCCGCTGGCCCACCGCGCGGCCGCCGACGCCCTCGCGTGTGGCGGTCCGCAACGTGCCCGCCGCGGCCGTCGCCACGCGGCGGATCTCCGCGGCCGGGACCACCTCGACGACCCGTCCACCGCCCGCCGGCGGCAGGGGCCAGCGCCAGTCCGCGTCGCGCCGCGGCGGCAACGTGGCACCGCCCCGGGCGACCTCCTCGAACAGCGCCGCCGCCGACACAGTCGCGTCGACGGCGGTCGCGAAGTCGACCGTGCGGCCGACCAGCACACCCCACGGCAGCGGCGCCCACAGCTGCACCCGGCCACCGAACGGCCGCAGACGGACCACCGTGCCCGCGTCCAGCCGGACCAGCCGGCTCAGGAACGCTCCGGCGTCGGAGAGGCTCATGCCAGCACGTAAGGCTCGAGGAAAGCCCGCTCCTGAGGCGACAGCCGGCGCGGCCGCCCCGCCACCAGGTCGAACGGCACGCAGACCGAGCGGGCCCGGCTGGCCAGCGCGCCCTCGTCGAACAGCTCGTAGGCGATCACGAACCGGGACGCCCGGATCTCCTCGACCCACATCTCGATCCGCACGGTCTCGCCGTAGTCGACCGGGCGCAGGTAGTCGACCTCGTGCCGGGAGATGACCACGCCCTCTTCCAGCGAGGTCACCCCGTGCTTACGGGCCGCGACGAACATCAGCGCGACGCGCGCTTCCTCGTAAAGGGTGAGGAAGCGCGCGTTGTTGACATGGCCGTAGACGTCCATGTCGGACCACCGCGGCACGCACTCGAAGACGAACCGGTCCACGAGGTCAGTCGCGGGTCAGCTTGCGGTAGGTCACCCGGTGTGGCCGGGCGGCTTCCGCGCCGAGGCGGTCGATCTTGTTCTTCTCGTACGCGTCGAAGTTGCCCTCGAACCAGAACCACTTCGACGGGTTCTCCTCGTCGCCCTCCCAGGCCAGGATGTGCGTGGCGACCCGGTCGAGGAACATCCGGTCGTGGGAGATGACCACGGCGCAGCCGGGGAACTCCAGCAGCGCGTTCTCCAGCGAGCTGAGCGTTTCGACGTCGAGGTCGTTGGTCGGCTCGTCGAGCAGGATCACGTTGCCGCCGATCTTCAGCGTCAGCGCCAGGTTGAGCCGGTTGCGCTCGCCTCCCGACAGCACCTTGGTCGGCTTCTGCTGGTCGGGGCCCTTGAAGCCGAACGCCGCGACGTAGGCCCGGGACGGCATCTCGACCTTGCCGACCATCAGGAAGTCGAGCCCGTCGGAGACGACCTCCCAGACCGTCTTGTCGCCGTCGAGGCCGGACCGGTTCTGGTCGACGTAGGACAGCGAAACCGTGTCGCCGACCTTCACCGACCCGCTGGTCGGCTCCTCGTACCCCACGATGGTCTTGAAGAGCGTGGTCTTGCCGACGCCGTTGGGGCCGATGATGCCGACGATGCCGTTGCGCGGGAGCGAGAAGGACAAATTCTCGATGAGGGTACGGTCGCCGAAGCCCTTGGTCAGGCTGTGCGACTCGATCACCGTGTTGCCCAGGCGCGGGCCCGGCGGGATCTGGATCTCCTCGAAGTCGAGCTTGCGGGTCTTCTCCGCTTCGGTGGCCATCTCCTCGTAGCGGTCGAGCCGGGCCCGGGACTTGGTCTGCCGCGCCTTGGCGTTGGACCGCACCCACTCGAGTTCCTCGGAGAGGCGCCGCTTCATCTTGGCGTCCTTGCGGCCCTCGACCGCGAGCCGGGCCGCCTTCTTCTCGAGGTAGGTCGAGTAGTTGCCCTCGTAGCCGATCGCGCGGCCGCGGTCGAGCTCGAGGATCCAGCCGGCCACGTTGTCGAGGAAGTACCGGTCGTGCGTGATCGCCAGGACGGTGCCGGCGTATTTCGCCAGGTGCTGCTCCAGCCACTGGACGCTCTCCGCGTCGAGGTGGTTGGTGGGCTCGTCGAGCAGCAGCAGGTCGGGCGCTTCGAGCAGCAGCTTGCAGAGCGCGACCCGGCGGCGCTCACCACCGGACAGGGTGGTCACGTCGGCGTCCGGCGGCGGGCAGCGCAGCGCGTCCATGGCCAACTCGAGCGCGGAGTCGATGTCCCACGCGTCGGAGTGGTCGAGCTCCTCCTGGAGCTTGCCCATCTCCTCCATCAGCTCGTCGGAGTAGTCGGTCGCCATCTGCTCGGCGATCTTGTTGAACCGCTCCAGCTTGCTCTTGGTCTCGGCGACCGCTTCCTCGATGTTGCCGAGCACGGTCTTCGCGTCGTTGAGCGGCGGTTCCTGCGCCAGCATGCCGACGGTGTAGCCGGGCATCAGCCGGGCCTCGCCGTTGCTGGTCTTGTCGAGCCCAGCCATGATCTTGAGCAGGCTCGACTTACCGGCGCCGTTGGGACCGACGACCCCGATCTTGGCGCCCGGCAGGAAACTGAGCGTCACGTTGTCGAGCACGACTTTGTCGCCGTGCGCCTTGCGCGCCTTTTCCAGGACGTAGATGTATTGGGCCACGGTGCGGCCTACCTCCGAGTAATGGTCGATACCGGCAGAACGCCGTCGTCAATCCTGACAGGTTCCCCCGCCAACGCCCACATCACCCCGGCCGGTCTAGCCCTGGCGGCGCTCCGCGACCGGGAACGTCGACTCTTTGCCGTTGGTCGACTGGGTCAGGCGATAGGGCGTGACGGAGTAGATAGTGGTGCCGTCGTCGGTCTCGTTGGTCGCCAGATAGCCGCCGGCGGTCTCCGCGACCGTCGTCAGGAACAGGGCGTTCTCGCCCTCCCGCAGCTCGCCGCCGAGCGGGCCGACGTACCCCTGATAGAAGATCGAACCTGCCGTGTCGCGGCAGATCCAGACCTGCTTGTTGTCTTCCGTGCGGATGTAGAGGATCTCCACCAGGCCGCCCGGCGAGCCGGCGTTCTCCGCCGCCGCCTCGGTCTCCTCCCGGCAGGGCTCGCCGCTGGGCGGTTCACTGGTCACCTCGGGCTGGGTCGGCTCGCCACCGCCTCCCCCGTCGGCCGCGCGCCGGTCGGCCACCCGCTGCCCGTAGAGCCAGCCGCCGGTGGCGCCGATCACCGCCAGCAGCACCATCGCGACCAGGAACGACAGCAGCGCACGTCCGCGTGGTTTCCGCCCCGGTGTCGACACGCCTAGGAGCCTGTCATCCATCGGCAACCGAACGGAAGGATCATTACCTCGGGTGTACGGGTATCCCGTCCATCGGGGCCACCGGGCCCCTAAGCGCCGAAGGCCACGCAGGTAGGCTCGATGGCGGACCCGTGATCACCGGAGGTGTGCGGAGCGTGACGGTTCGTAGCTCTTTTGTCGTTGTAGCGAACCGGCTACCGGTTGACGAGGTCACCACCGACGAGGGACGGCAATGGCGGCGTAGCCCGGGCGGGCTGGTGACCGCGTTGCACCCGGTGTTGGCGGAGCACAAGGGGACCTGGGTCGGTTGGGCCGGCGGCACCAGCGAGGAGGCACCGGAACCGTTCGACCTCGAGGGCATCCATATCCACCCGGTGCCGCTGACATCACTCGACCTCGAGCGCTACTACGAGGGCATGTCGAATGCCACGATCTGGCCGCTCTACCACGACGCGGTCGAGACGCCGGTGTTCAAGCGCCGCTGGCGTGAGTCATACCGCCAGGTCAACGCCCGGTTCGCGGAGGCCGCGGCCGAGGTGGCGGCCGAGGGCGCGACGGTCTGGATCCAGGACTACCAGCTCCAGCTCGTGCCGGCGATGCTGCGCGAGCGGCGGCCCGATCTCAAGATCGGCTTCTTCCTGCACATTCCGTTCCCGCCGATCGAGCTGTTCATGCAGATGCCGTTCCGCGCCGAGATCCTGCGCGGGCTGCTCGGCGCCGACCTGATCGGCTTCCAGCAGCGGCTCGCGGCGCAGAACTTCGTCCGGCTCGCCCGGCACCTGCTCGGCCTGCGCTACGAGGGCCAGGTCATCGACGTCGACGGGCGGCCGGTCAAGGCGGGCGCGTTCCCGATCTCGATCGACGTGGCCGAGATGGAGCGGATGGCGGCCGACCCGGCCGTGCAGGCCCGGGCCAAGCAGATCCGCGCCGAGCTGGGTGACCCGAAGACGGTCATTCTCGGCGTCGACCGGCTCGACTACACCAAGGGCATCGAACTGCGCCTCAAGGCGTTCCGGGAGCTGCTCTCCGACGGCAAGCTGACCGTGCCCGAAGCGGTCATGATCCAGGTCGCCACGCCGAGCCGGGAGCGGGTCGAGCACTACCAGACGTTGCGGGTCAAGGTCGAACGCGAAGTCGGCCGGATCAACGGCGAGTTCGGGCGCGTCGGCGTGCCCGCCGTCCACTACCTTCACCAGTCGTACAGTCGCACCGAGTTGGCCGCGCTCTATTGCGCGGCCGACGTCATGATGGTGACCCCGCTGCGAGACGGGATGAATTTGGTGGCAAAGGAATACGTGGCGGCGCGTGCCGACACGGGTGGAGCGCTGGTGCTGAGCGAGTTCGCCGGCGCCGCGACGGAACTGCGACAAGCGTTCCTGTGTAACCCGCACGACCCAGAGGGAGTCAAGGAGGCGCTGCTGCGCGCGGTGCATATCGAGCATCCCGAGGCTCGACGCCGTATTCGCATCATGCAGCGATACCTGCGTACCCACGACGTCGGGCACTGGGCCCGGACGTTCCTGCGGGAGCTGGGCGTGCCCGACGTGGAGGCGGCGTGACCGACGTGATCGAGGTCGATCAGAAGGCCGCCGGCCTGATCGACCCGGAGCTGCGCGCGGCCATCGGCCGGATCGCGCGGGTTCCGCAACTGCTCATCGCGTGCGACTACGACGGCACGCTGGCGCCGATCGTGACCGACCCCACGCTGGCCGTACCCCTGCCGGAAAGTGTGGCCGCGGTCCGTGCCCTCGCGGCACTGCCGCAGACCACCGTGGCGGTCGTGTCCGGGCGCGCCCTGCGCGACCTGGCCACGCTGTCGCGCCTGCCGAGCGAGGTGCACCTCGTCGGCAGCCACGGCTCGGAGTTCGACATCGGCTTCGTCGAGCGGCTGACCCCCGAGCTGGTCGAGGTCCGCACCCGGCTCCAGGTGGCGCTCCGCGAGATCGTGGCGGGCAAGCCAGGTGTACGCCTGGAGAACAAGCCGGCCAGCGTCGCCGTGCACTACCGGGCGGCGGAGCGGCCGGTGGCCGACGAGGTCAAGGAGCGCGTGGCGACCGGCCCGGGCACCTGGCCCGAGGTCACCGTCACACACGGCAAAGAGGTGATCGAGCTCTCCGTCGTGCCGACCCACAAGGGCACCGCGGTCGACCAGCTCCGCACCTCGATGTCGGCGAGCGCCGTGCTGTTCATCGGCGACGACATCACCGACGAGAACGCGTTCGGCAACCTGCACGGCCCCGACGTGGGCGTGAAGATCGGGCCGGGCGAGACCAGGGCGGGCTACCGGGTCGGCGAGCCGATCGAGGCCGCCCGGGTGCTGGGCCTGCTCCTCCAGACCCGCCGGCACTGGCTGTTCGGCGAGCGCGCGGTGCCCATCGAGCGGCACTCCCTGCTCTCCAACGGCGAGACGGTGGCGCTGCTGACGCCCGACGCCAAGGTCACCTGGCTGTGCCACCCGCGGCCCGACTCGTCGGCGATCTTCGCCGACCTGCTCGGCGGCAGCCCGGCGGGCCACTTCGCGGTGCACCCCGATCGGGGCGGCATCCCGCTGGGCCAGCGCTACCGGCCCGGCACGATGACGGTCGAGACCCGCTGGTCCGGCCTGACCGTGACCGACTGGCTCGACCGCGCACCAACCGCTCATCACGACGACGGCTTCGTGATCTCCGGCGACTCGGCCCTGGTGCGGCGGCTGACCGGCAGCGCGACGGTCCGCTTGGAGTTCGCGCCGCGTCCGGAGTTCGGCCAGGTCCAGGTCCGGCTGCAAGCGGTCGGCGACGGCCTGCTGGTGCTGGGCTCCAACGAGCCGGTCGCGCTCTACTCCCCCGGCGTGGCCTGGGAGATCAGCGAAGACGGCGGCTACGACACCGCGCGGGCCACCGTCGACCTGACCGCTGTCGGTGGGGAACAGCTCCTGGAGCTGCGCTTCGGCACACAGAGCCTGCAACCGCATCCCTCCCCGGCCGCCGACCGCCAGGACTCCGCCGAGGAGCCCTGGAAGGCCTGGGTACGCAGCCTGCGCCTGCCGCCGGAGAGCCGGGAGCTGGTGGCCCGCAGCGCCCTGACCCTGAAGGGCCTGTGCCACGAGCCGACCGGCGCGATCCTGGCGGCCGCGACCACCTCGCTCCCCGAGGAGCTGGGCGGCGTCCGCAACTGGGACTACCGCTACTGCTGGCTGCGCGACGCGGCGATGACCGCGCGGGCGCTGGTCGACCTGGGCTCACTCGACGAGGCCGAGGGCCTGCTGCGCTGGGTCGACGGCTGCGTCGAGCGCACCGGCGGCCACCCGGAGCGGCTACACCCGCTCTACACGGTCGAAGGCTACGAGCTGGGCGCCGAGGCGGTCATCGACACGCTGCCCGGCTATGCCGGATCCCGCCCGGTCCGGGTCGGCAACCTCGCCAACCACCAACTCCAACTCGACGTCTTCGGCCCGGTGGCCGACCTGCTGGCGGCGGTTGCCGACGCCCGCGGCTCGGTGCGCCAGGAGGAGTGGCGGGTCCTGGAGGCGATGGTGCAGGCCGTCGAACGCCGCTGGCACGAGCCCGACCACGGCCTGTGGGAGGCCCGCCTCCAGCCGCGACACCACGTCTACTCGAAGGTCATGTGCTGGATGACCGTCGACCGGGCCCTGCACGTGGTGCGCAAGCACGCCGGCCAGGACCGCCCGGACTGGGTGGGCCTGCGCGACCGGATCGGGCACAACGTGCTCGAACACGGGTGGCACGAGGAGGCCGGTGCCTACACGGTCGCCTACGGCGACGAGGAGATGGACGCGTCGTCGCTCTGGATCGGGCTCTCCGGCCTGCTCCCCGACGACGACCCGCGCTTCCTCTCGACGGTGCTGAAGGTCGAGGCCGACCTGCGCAGCGGCCCGGTCGTCTACCGCTACCGGTGGGACGACGGCCTGCCGGGTCGCGAGGGCGGTTTCCACATCTGCACGTCGTGGCTGGTGGAGGCCTACCTGCGCACCGGACGGCGGGCGGATGCCGAGGAGCTGTTCGAGCAGATGGTGGCGACGTCGGGGCCGACCGGGCTGCTGCCGGAGCAATACGACCCGCTGGCCGAGCGGGGGCTGGGCAACCACCCGCAGGCCTACAGCCACCTCGGGCTGATCCGGTGCGCGCTGCTGCTCGCGGGGCTGCTCAAGCCGTAAGCACGTTTCTGAAAG
This genomic interval from Asanoa ferruginea contains the following:
- a CDS encoding globin codes for the protein MTAPRDGQPTFYELVGGEPTFRKLVARFYEGVADDTLLRPLYPEEDLGPATERLTLFLMQYWGGPNTYSAERGHPRLRMRHAPFRVGPDERDAWLRHMRDAVDSLDLPEDQERTLWEYLERAAYFMVNTMDATNPT
- a CDS encoding PKD domain containing protein; this translates as MRRRLIAAAVLALAAVAGAMPAQADVAQPTIVSADPVDFTPHALDGTVRAIAVVGPTVVVGGTFSSVANENGLRPIRRPYLFAFDAKTGVIRTNFAPALDGAVYALAAGPNNSVYVGGAFRTVNGVASRGLTRLSVASGARATAFKAEINWGDVRTLAVNGQRLYAGGPFSAINGVNRAGLARLDGLTGAVDTGFDTRLTAPSLARVRVEDMALSPDGRRLVAVGALTHAFGQVRNQLAMFDVSGPRAVLSTWTTDAFAGACDRSLDTYLRGVDFSPDGAYFVTVTTGALPGPARMCDTAARFESAGAGLHRATWVNHTGGNTLFSVSVTGSAVYVGGHQQWLDNPRGDKSKGPGAVDRPGIGAINPKTGKALPWNPTRARGVGARSIVATPYGLYVGSDTDKLGKEYHGRIGMFPL
- a CDS encoding YbjN domain-containing protein, translating into MPWWSWRPGHAGGVQSDTRADDGNVRLGVPPQRDPNAVVLDPLAALAVPRETPDRPATVEPVCLRRLGDALDLLDIRYLADGDGSLLAMWERHAVLFTLEGPEDEILVIRARPHSTVPPDWADRAYRVVNEWNHTRRFCKAYVGDPTERGQLPIYAEIQVPLGAGAHDALLVEMLDCGAAVSSTFVDWLHDEGALL
- a CDS encoding acyl-CoA thioesterase, which encodes MDRFVFECVPRWSDMDVYGHVNNARFLTLYEEARVALMFVAARKHGVTSLEEGVVISRHEVDYLRPVDYGETVRIEMWVEEIRASRFVIAYELFDEGALASRARSVCVPFDLVAGRPRRLSPQERAFLEPYVLA
- the ettA gene encoding energy-dependent translational throttle protein EttA, whose product is MAQYIYVLEKARKAHGDKVVLDNVTLSFLPGAKIGVVGPNGAGKSSLLKIMAGLDKTSNGEARLMPGYTVGMLAQEPPLNDAKTVLGNIEEAVAETKSKLERFNKIAEQMATDYSDELMEEMGKLQEELDHSDAWDIDSALELAMDALRCPPPDADVTTLSGGERRRVALCKLLLEAPDLLLLDEPTNHLDAESVQWLEQHLAKYAGTVLAITHDRYFLDNVAGWILELDRGRAIGYEGNYSTYLEKKAARLAVEGRKDAKMKRRLSEELEWVRSNAKARQTKSRARLDRYEEMATEAEKTRKLDFEEIQIPPGPRLGNTVIESHSLTKGFGDRTLIENLSFSLPRNGIVGIIGPNGVGKTTLFKTIVGYEEPTSGSVKVGDTVSLSYVDQNRSGLDGDKTVWEVVSDGLDFLMVGKVEMPSRAYVAAFGFKGPDQQKPTKVLSGGERNRLNLALTLKIGGNVILLDEPTNDLDVETLSSLENALLEFPGCAVVISHDRMFLDRVATHILAWEGDEENPSKWFWFEGNFDAYEKNKIDRLGAEAARPHRVTYRKLTRD
- a CDS encoding alpha,alpha-trehalose-phosphate synthase (UDP-forming); protein product: MTVRSSFVVVANRLPVDEVTTDEGRQWRRSPGGLVTALHPVLAEHKGTWVGWAGGTSEEAPEPFDLEGIHIHPVPLTSLDLERYYEGMSNATIWPLYHDAVETPVFKRRWRESYRQVNARFAEAAAEVAAEGATVWIQDYQLQLVPAMLRERRPDLKIGFFLHIPFPPIELFMQMPFRAEILRGLLGADLIGFQQRLAAQNFVRLARHLLGLRYEGQVIDVDGRPVKAGAFPISIDVAEMERMAADPAVQARAKQIRAELGDPKTVILGVDRLDYTKGIELRLKAFRELLSDGKLTVPEAVMIQVATPSRERVEHYQTLRVKVEREVGRINGEFGRVGVPAVHYLHQSYSRTELAALYCAADVMMVTPLRDGMNLVAKEYVAARADTGGALVLSEFAGAATELRQAFLCNPHDPEGVKEALLRAVHIEHPEARRRIRIMQRYLRTHDVGHWARTFLRELGVPDVEAA
- the otsB gene encoding trehalose-phosphatase encodes the protein MTDVIEVDQKAAGLIDPELRAAIGRIARVPQLLIACDYDGTLAPIVTDPTLAVPLPESVAAVRALAALPQTTVAVVSGRALRDLATLSRLPSEVHLVGSHGSEFDIGFVERLTPELVEVRTRLQVALREIVAGKPGVRLENKPASVAVHYRAAERPVADEVKERVATGPGTWPEVTVTHGKEVIELSVVPTHKGTAVDQLRTSMSASAVLFIGDDITDENAFGNLHGPDVGVKIGPGETRAGYRVGEPIEAARVLGLLLQTRRHWLFGERAVPIERHSLLSNGETVALLTPDAKVTWLCHPRPDSSAIFADLLGGSPAGHFAVHPDRGGIPLGQRYRPGTMTVETRWSGLTVTDWLDRAPTAHHDDGFVISGDSALVRRLTGSATVRLEFAPRPEFGQVQVRLQAVGDGLLVLGSNEPVALYSPGVAWEISEDGGYDTARATVDLTAVGGEQLLELRFGTQSLQPHPSPAADRQDSAEEPWKAWVRSLRLPPESRELVARSALTLKGLCHEPTGAILAAATTSLPEELGGVRNWDYRYCWLRDAAMTARALVDLGSLDEAEGLLRWVDGCVERTGGHPERLHPLYTVEGYELGAEAVIDTLPGYAGSRPVRVGNLANHQLQLDVFGPVADLLAAVADARGSVRQEEWRVLEAMVQAVERRWHEPDHGLWEARLQPRHHVYSKVMCWMTVDRALHVVRKHAGQDRPDWVGLRDRIGHNVLEHGWHEEAGAYTVAYGDEEMDASSLWIGLSGLLPDDDPRFLSTVLKVEADLRSGPVVYRYRWDDGLPGREGGFHICTSWLVEAYLRTGRRADAEELFEQMVATSGPTGLLPEQYDPLAERGLGNHPQAYSHLGLIRCALLLAGLLKP